A window of the Henckelia pumila isolate YLH828 chromosome 3, ASM3356847v2, whole genome shotgun sequence genome harbors these coding sequences:
- the LOC140888204 gene encoding uncharacterized protein — MSNTSFLADSTEETSGTHQDLTFTVATALLELANYHISPELEEACNTIISMSQKKPKFHEEEARRYANPNQPFVYTASDGTKSIVPPIKKLQTSNNLAKVRDHHLFKANRPPQFSMLNLVRDAVARLAGGAGTRTDICALVRDSQYLVDDIEEETLVKIVRGALNRLSYESDNCVQYDKELKVWIYLHKDR, encoded by the coding sequence ATGAGCAACACAAGTTTCCTCGCAGACTCCACGGAAGAAACCTCCGGCACACACCAAGATCTAACTTTTACAGTTGCAACAGCTTTACTAGAACTTGCAAACTACCATATAAGCCCGGAGCTCGAGGAGGCGTGCAACACAATAATCTCCATGTcccaaaaaaaaccaaaatttcatGAAGAAGAAGCTCGTAGATATGCAAATCCTAATCAACCTTTCGTATATACTGCCTCAGATGGCACCAAATCCATAGTTCCTCCAATAAAAAAGCTCCAAACAAGCAACAACCTAGCAAAAGTACGAGACCACCATTTGTTCAAAGCAAATCGACCCCCACAGTTTTCGATGCTAAACCTGGTGCGAGACGCGGTCGCGAGATTGGCTGGTGGGGCGGGAACTAGGACCGATATCTGTGCTTTGGTTCGAGACTCGCAATATTTAGTGGACGATATTGAGGAGGAGACTCTCGTGAAAATTGTTCGCGGAGCTCTGAATAGGTTGAGCTACGAGAGTGATAATTGTGTGCAATATGATAAAGAATTGAAAGTTTGGATTTATTTGCACAAAGATAGATGA